Proteins co-encoded in one Theileria equi strain WA chromosome 3, complete sequence genomic window:
- a CDS encoding 60S ribosomal protein L6, putative (encoded by transcript BEWA_008070A) produces the protein MVRIGKTVRPKVKLNRKKTVETKYGRSKIVGRKFASVPKVRKSLQPGAVLILLSGSYKGKRVVLLKVLESGLLVVTGPFSFNGVPLRRVNPRYVIATSTNVYALEGVDGAKCKAAVEAVVAPLTDKSFGKTSATKIAEFKERKKRSKGKDSMFVEEASSTAKSAEDKSKIVESQDKVDGVLVPFLKKSEILCQYLKSLFTLRNNMHPHLLKF, from the coding sequence ATGGTTCGCATCGGAAAGACTGTAAGACCAAAGGTCAAGCTTAACAGAAAGAAGACAGTTGAAACCAAATATGGTAGATCAAAGATAGTTGGCCGCAAATTTGCTAGTGTTCCAAAGGTACGCAAGAGCTTGCAACCTGGCGCTGTATTGATCTTGTTGAGTGGTAGCTACAAAGGAAAGCGTGTTGTGCTTTTGAAGGTTTTGGAAAGTGGTCTATTGGTTGTAACCGGACCATTCTCATTCAATGGTGTACCATTGAGACGTGTTAACCCACGTTATGTCATTGCTACCTCCACCAATGTCTACGCATTGGAGGGTGTTGACGGTGCAAAGTGCAAGGCCGCAGTTGAAGCTGTTGTTGCTCCATTGACTGATAAGTCATTTGGAAAGACTAGCGCCACAAAAATTGCAGAGTTTAAGGAACGTAAGAAGCGCAGCAAAGGAAAGGATTCCATGTTTGTTGAGGAGGCTTCATCTACTGCAAAATCTGCTGAGGATAAGAGCAAGATAGTAGAAAGCCAAGACAAGGTAGATGGCGTCTTGGTACCATTCCTTAAAAAATCTGAGATCTTGTGCCAATACTTGAAAAGTCTCTTCACTCTTCGCAACAACATGCATCCTCACTTGTTGAAGTTTTAA
- a CDS encoding elongation factor 1 gamma, putative (encoded by transcript BEWA_008060A): MKITGADIDDLGTKAVLATTAFLDLKFDFALAKGKCESASGKECPFSELKPCVNLLLGSNHGDLCGHISICRHLAEAAVKGAVDEAALFNLTDMTSWLEFFHNGLFMASRCGKGLPADGTTDAYVGKVVKAINGFLAGNTFLVGESLGVSDLVLVVTLDHLVAEEKLLPSFLDSLVHLARLTRTVKASDAFLTFSKMLVTFKATGSLFDTPKEAPKDEPKPKVKNPMDLLPPTSFSLDQWKKTYSNCKGDLYSGVMPWLWENFDPAGWTFYFMKYNKLEDECTSEIFTSNMLSGFLQRFETELRHYSFAVLNVLGSGSAFDIKGVWLVRGTELPELITSHPSFEFHSFDKLDVTNEADKKVVADYFCACDDIDGVPIADCKVWK; encoded by the exons ATG AAAATCACGGGTGCTGACATTGATGATTTGGGAACTAAGGCTGTTCTTGCAACAACTGCATTTCTTGACCTAAAATTCGACTTTGCTCTGGCCAAGGGTAAATGCGAATCAGCCTCCGGTAAAGAGTGTCCATTTAGTGAGCTTAAACCTTGTGTCAATCTTCTTTTGGGTAGCAACCACGGTGATCTTTGTGGTCATATCAGCATTTGCCGCCATTTGGCTGAAGCTGCTGTAAAGGGAGCTGTTGATGAGGCTGCTTTATTCAACCTCACCGATATGACATCATGGCTAGAGTTTTTCCACAATGGATTGTTTATGGCTAGTAGGTGTGGAAAGGGTCTGCCAGCAGATGGAACCACCGATGCCTACGTAGGAAAGGTTGTAAAGGCTATAAACGGTTTCTTGGCTGGAAACACATTCTTGGTAGGAGAGAGCTTGGGTGTATCGGATCTCGTTTTGGTTGTTACATTGGACCATTTGGTTGCTGAGGAAAAACTTCTACCTTCATTCCTTGATAGTTTGGTCCATTTGGCTAGATTGACGAGAACTGTAAAGGCTAGTGACGCATTTTTAACCTTCTCCAAAATGCTAGTTACATTCAAAGCCACCGGATCATTATTTgatactccaaaggaggCTCCCAAGGACGAACCAAAACCAAAGGTAAAGAACCCAATGGATTTGCTACCACCTACTTCATTCAGTTTGGATCAATGGAAGAAAACTTACAGCAACTGTAAGGGTGACTTGTACTCTGGTGTCATGCCGTGGCTCTGGGAAAATTTTGATCCAGCAGGTTGGACATTTTATTTCATGAAGTACAACAAGcttgaggatgaatgtacATCTGAAATATTCACATCGAACATGCTTAGCGGCTTCTTGCAAAGATTCGAGACGGAACTTAGGCATTATTCATTCGCAGTATTAAATGTTTTGGGCTCCGGGAGTGCCTTTGATATCAAGGGTGTCTGGCTCGTTAGGGGAACCGAATTGCCGGAACTTATTACAAGTCATCCCTCATTTGAATTCCATAGCTTTGACAAACTCGATGTGACGAATGAGGCAGATAAGAAGGTTGTTGCTGATTACTTTTGTGCATGCGACGATATTGATGGTGTACCAATTGCAGATTGCAAGGTCTGGAAGTAA
- a CDS encoding hypothetical protein (encoded by transcript BEWA_008090A), with translation MNTKSFIPKFDGLKLLNTVLTSRFSICNNVYWIKSSKFCTHLRYRTSYFEQNDHKAFSTNYRPINMAKYNIPSSIITNDDGEVIDLNVKQLCKESHQNLLLYAYNNFDIVTVTRITNLVLALYQTVSGRKSEAVRRIYLNRFLKCIKKHKPESDHEQLAKWFIRCIDILTCNDFYSMLRVRYILSYDNSFETFKTSFGMEDFEKFSTVQNSKEPHNKIISESMMTSSSRRRYIAMQYLKINRFKFLKEQNITKAVCEANIDWDYENIENIEIDESRYAFLYNLPFVELGDLKKSIFSVVSRFGVIKNVEIMSDRLPPLSVLVKKDSLKNKIPPPKDKYSPLYAIIEFENKEGRDALCYEDIRVFGFLCCGRLVYPEKAERKHSLLIALYPPFKRETGYIIANYIKIVIDALRFIANSLVDKIDDSIEQNSELPCLFNFFVNIPVVSTQCTIKSHFGKRNLDNPFVITASSQITDDSKAQILVGVSTFLQQLQDNYVDCSMLDTIKKKRNSTREMDPQWIVLRFGKFQDAYFARKKLIDKLSNKPKSFVSFDTKRSIFSDGMPILKYLMLRQIGILI, from the exons ATGAATACAAAATCATTCATACCGAAATTTGATGGCCTAAAGTTACTTAATACTGTTTTAACATCTAGATTCTCAATATGTAACAATGTATATTGGATTAAATCGTCAAAGTTTTGTACGCACTTGAGGTATCGTACATCCTATTTTGAACAAAATGACCATAAAGCGTTTTCCACCAACTATAGGCCAATCAATATGGCCAAATACAATATCCCGAGTTCTATAATAACTAATGATGATGGAGAAGTTATTGATTTGAACGTGAAACAATTATGTAAGGAATCACATCAAAATCTTCTTCTCTATGCATATAATAACTTTGATATTGTAACTGTGACTAGGATTACAAATTTGGTGTTAGCTCTTTATCAAACTGTTTCTGGAAGAAAATCTGAAGCTGTGCGTAGGATTTATCTAAATAGATTTctaaaatgtataaagaaACATAAACCAGAATCAGACCATGAACAGCTTGCTAAATGGTTTATTAGATGTATCGATATCCTAACATGTAATGATTTTTATTCTATGTTGCGGGTTCGATATATTTTAAGCTAT GATAATTCATTTGAAACATTCAAGACATCCTTTGGGATGGAagactttgaaaaattctCAACAGTCCAAAACTCCAAAGAACCGCATAATAAAATCATAAGTGAAAGTATGATGACTAGCTCTAGCAGACGTAGATATATTGCAATGcaatatttgaaaattAACAGATTTAAATTCCTAAAAGAGCAGAATATAACG AAAGCCGTTTGTGAAGCAAATATAGATTGGgattatgaaaatataGAAAATATAGAAATAGATGAAAGTAGATatgcatttttatataatcTACCATTTGTAGAGTTGGGGGATCTCAAAAAATCAATATTTTCTGTTGTATCCCGTTTCGGAGtgattaaaaatgtagaaatAATGAGTGATCGCCTACCACCATTAAGTGTTCTGGTAAAAAAAGATTCTctgaaaaacaaaatacCTCCTCCAAAGGACAAATATTCGCCGCTTTATGCGATAATAG AATTCGAAAATAAAGAAGGACGAGATGCCTTATGCTACGAAGATATTCGTGtctttggatttttatGTTGCGGAAGACTAGTATATCCGGAAAAGGCTGAGAGGAAACATAGCCTTCTGATAGCTCTATATCCACCTTTTAAACGAGAGACAGGTTATATTATAGCTAACTATATCAAAATTGTTATAGATGCTTTAAGATTCATCGCAAACAGTCTAGTTGATAAAATAGACGATAGTATAGAACAAAATTCTGAACTACCATGTTTGTTTAATTTTTTCGTCAATATTCCCGTAGTTTCTACCCAGTGTACAATAAAATCACATTTTGGAAAAAGGAATCTGGACAACCCATTTGTAATTACAGCGAGTTCACAAATAAC CGATGATTCCAAGGCTCAAATATTGGTAGGTGTTTCAACTTTTTTGCAGCAATTACAGGATAATTATGTCGATTGTTCAATGTTGGATACTAtaaaaaagaagaggaattcAACGAGGGA AATGGATCCTCAATGGATTGTACTTCGATTTGGGAAATTTCAGGACGCCTATTTTGCTAGAAAGAAACTAATTGATAAACTTTCTAACAAGCCTAAAAGTTTCGTCTCTTTTGATACTAAACGTTCGATATTCAGTGACGGTATGCCAATATTGAAATACCTAATGTTGCGTCAGATCGGTATATTGATTTAG
- a CDS encoding hypothetical protein (encoded by transcript BEWA_008050A), giving the protein MNDEIIGLDSHSEFEEFNLHEYFSYFNNLCFDGFLDVVCVSWSKKLTLSAGICSYEKEGYCNIRLSESLLRYRAVKECKEILLHEMIHAYLFLKKRNKKLYAHGKEFIWHMNRVNEITGLNVTIYHNFHDEVNYYRKHIWRCTGDCRLKSPHFGYIKRSKNIAPGPRDRWWKKHANTCGGTFVKLGEDTCDETKRVDRTLTLHKNTIDPSDNTIKVSSGTYDSPIII; this is encoded by the exons ATGAACGACGAAATTATCGGACTAGATTCACACTCAGAGTTTGAGGAATTCAATTTACATGAATATTTCTCATATTTCAACAATTTATGTTTTGATGGGTTTTTAGATGTTGTATGTGTTTCTTGGAGTAAGAAATTAACACTTTCTGCGGGTATTTGCTCATACGAG AAAGAAGGTTATTGCAACATTCGCCTAAGTGAATCTCTTTTGAGATATAGAGCAGTTAAGGAATGCAAG GAGATTCTCCTACATGAAATGATCCATGCATATTTGTTCCTTAAAAAGCGTAATAAGAAACTTTATGCACATGGAAAG GAATTTATATGGCATATGAACCGAGTTAATGAAATTACTGGACTCAACGTTACAATATATCACAACTTTCATGACGAAGTAAATTACTATAGAAAACACATTTGGCGTTGTACA GGTGATTGTCGATTGAAGTCACCTCATTTTGGTTATATTAAGAGATCCAAGAATATAGCACCAGGTCCCAGGGATAGATGGT GGAAAAAGCACGCTAACACGTGTGGTGGAACATTCGTTAAGTTAGGTGAAGATACTTGTGATGAAACGAAGCGAGTAGATAGAACGTTAACATTACACAAAAATACTATTGACCCATCTGATAACACTATCAAAGTATCATCTGGAACGTATGACTCACCAATTATCATTTga
- a CDS encoding ATPase, AAA family domain-containing protein (encoded by transcript BEWA_008080A) produces MAQNPTIFSGVLKSNVPVYGTISTIRSLDRRFTHSSTRIYRLRRTIEDGIQNKRLSELNLREANAYDPRLVIRAVESCYSNTIPKDEGILKEYLKALVFTNSLDSRSLKSLVDTNSDTLSGEIFNDNRGNFPENKEMYLKTDDKNPIHVVVNSPNGNTNGFLKFSRRLLSIGTIALCFGTFYLMLNQNLQRGIKYSFKIVSPEDLDTTFDDVKVRNSYISTLIIQGCDEVREELDEIIEYLRNPKKFEKLGAKLPKGILLAGSPGTGKTLLARAVAGEAGVPFIHSSGSEFEEMFVGVGARRIRELFKTARSISPCIVFIDELDAVGSKRSSTDHSSVRMTLNQLLVELDGFAKYDGVVVLCATNFPESLDPALIRPGRLDKTIHIPLPDYTGRYEILKLYSKKILLSPEVDLKTIAKRTVGMTGADIFNILNMAALKCSIQGLASVTTSAIEEAFDRVVVGLKGKPLVNDRERTATAYHEGGHTLVSLHTQGTTKVHKATILPRGRTLGVTWKIPEEKYDTRMVELKSELDVLMGGMAAEEAIYGKENITTGCQSDLERATEIARTMVMKFGVGLKNVSGPMYIDTKRYPELSEELRKKIDSAVQTLLDEAYERASSVIRNNIGQLHNLSKALVRYETLTLEEINKAVDGNIEEIAVQRKLIQESKNTSSRLKDTINVAGDFLPEPQHSFKSHKM; encoded by the exons ATGGCACAGAATCCTACCATTTTTTCCGGGGTTCTTAAGTCTAATGTGCCTGTGTATGGAACTATCTCTACAATTAGGTCACTTGATAGAAgatttacacattccagCACTAGAATCTACCGCCTTAGAAGAACTATAGAAGATGGTATACAGAATAAAAGGTTAAGTGAACTTAATCTACGCGAAGCCAACGCATATGACCCACGCCTGGTAATTAGAGCCGTCGAATCGTGCTATTCGAACACAATACCAAAGGATGAGGGTATTTTAAAGGAATATCTAAAGGCGTTGGTTTTTACCAACTCTCTGGATAGCAGATCTCTCAAGTCGTTGGTTGATACAAACAGTGACACTCTCTCAGGAGAAATCTTCAAC GATAATCGTGGAAACTTTCCCGAGAATAAAGAAATGTATCTCAAAACTGATGATAAGAATCCTATTCATGTTGTTGTTAACTCCCCTAATGGTAATACCAATGGCTT TTTGAAATTCTCAAGGAGACTTTTATCGATTGGAACGATCGCATTGTGCTTTGGGACGTTTTACTTGATGCTAAACCAAAACCTCCAAAGGGgcataaaatattcatttaAAATAGTTTCTCCAGAAGACTTAGATACGACTTTTGACGATGTGAAAGTTAGAAATTCATATATATCGACATTAATAATTCAGGGGTGTGATGAAGTCCGTGAGGAGTTAGATGAAATTATTGAATATTTGCGTAACCccaaaaaatttgaaaagCTTGGAGCTAAATTGCCCAAAGGAATATTATTAGCAGGAAGTCCTGGTACAGGAAAAACCCTGTTAGCTAGAGCAGTAGCTGGTGAGGCCGGCGTACCATTTATCCATTCATCCGGTTCCGAATTCGAAGAAATGTTTGTAGGCGTTGGTGCGCGCAGAATAAGAGAACTATTCAAAACTGCACGCTCAATTTCACCATGTATAGTCTTCATTGATGAATTGGATGCTGTCGGTTCAAAGAGATCGTCCACTGATCATAGTAGTGTTAGGATGACTCTCAACCAATTATTGGTCGAATTAGATGGTTTTGCAAAGTATGATGGAGTTGTTGTACTTTGTGCTACAAACTTTCCGGAAAGTTTAGATCCTGCACTGATAAGACCTGGAAGATTGGACAAAACAATTCACATACCCCTTCCAGATTATACAGGTCGTTATGAAATCCTCAAGTTGTACAGTAAAAAGATATTATTATCACCGGAAGTAGATTTAAAAACTATTGCAAAGAGGACAGTTGGAATGACCGGAGctgatatttttaatattttaaatatggCTGCTCTGAAATGTTCTATACAAGGACTAGCTTCTGTTACAACATCGGCTATAGAAGAGGCATTTGATAGGGTTGTGGTTGGGCTCAAAGGGAAACCACTCGTTAATGATCGTGAACGCACAGCTACTGCATATCATGAAGGGGGACACACACTTGTTAGTCTTCATACCCAAGGCACAACAAAGGTCCACAAGGCTACTATATTACCAAGGGGACGAACTTTGGGGGTG ACCTGGAAAATACCTGAAGAAAAATATGATACACGCATGGTGGAACTAAAATCTGAATTGGATGTATTAATGGGTGGAATGGCCGCGGAAGAAGCGATTTATGGGAAGGAAAACATTACTACAGGGTGTCAAAGTGACTTGGAAAGAGCAACAGAAATTGCGAGAACAATG GTAATGAAATTTGGAGTTGGTTTGAAGAACGTGAGCGGGCCTATGTATATTGACACCAAAAGATATCCGGAGCTTAGTGAAGAGCTTAGGAAGAAAATAGATTCTGCAGTTCAAACCCTACTAGat GAAGCATACGAAAGAGCATCATCGGTAATCAGGAATAATATCGGACAATTACATAACTTATCAAAGGCACTCGTACGGTACGAGACACTTACCTTGGAAGAAATCAACAAGGCCGTGGACGGGAATATAGAAGAAATCGCAGTACAGCGCAAGCTAATACAAGAATCAAAAAACACAAGCTCCAGACTTAAAGACACAATAAATGTAGCGGGAGATTTCTTACCGGAACCACAACATTCTTTCAAATCACATAAAATGTAA